The Mesobacillus jeotgali genome window below encodes:
- a CDS encoding histidine phosphatase family protein: MTTIGLIRHGITEWNCLGKAQGISDIPLNELGREQALSVGQRLLQEGNWDLIVSSDLRRAVETASIIGSLLNIPLTYDKRIREIDCGQIEGTTEEERIMKWGTNWRKLNLGMEKFEDVSNRGVEFVEELASTYNGKQVLIVSHGALIGLTLQKLLPQVFQKTYIDNTSVTILNNCNGEWNCSLYNCTKHIS, from the coding sequence ATGACTACTATTGGACTTATTAGGCATGGAATTACTGAGTGGAATTGTCTTGGCAAGGCACAAGGGATATCCGATATACCTTTAAATGAACTTGGCAGAGAGCAAGCTTTAAGTGTAGGGCAAAGACTTTTACAGGAAGGAAATTGGGATTTGATTGTTTCAAGTGATTTAAGAAGGGCAGTTGAAACGGCAAGTATAATTGGATCCTTATTAAATATACCTCTTACCTATGACAAAAGAATTCGTGAAATTGATTGTGGCCAGATTGAGGGAACGACGGAAGAAGAAAGAATCATGAAGTGGGGGACTAACTGGCGTAAACTAAATCTAGGAATGGAAAAGTTTGAGGATGTATCAAATAGAGGGGTTGAATTTGTAGAGGAACTAGCAAGTACATATAACGGAAAACAAGTATTAATAGTAAGCCACGGTGCCTTAATCGGACTAACATTACAAAAATTACTTCCACAAGTATTTCAAAAAACGTATATAGATAATACCTCAGTAACAATCTTGAATAATTGTAATGGCGAATGGAATTGTTCCCTGTATAACTGTACTAAACATATTAGTTAA
- a CDS encoding DUF6431 domain-containing protein, whose protein sequence is MKTLILEFLVRGAGRIPSPCCGKDMLVRGTKNRKAKDHTGQSKTYNIRRLQCTNCQTIHHELPDLLIPYKRYEAECIEDVLTNPSAHIVAADDSTLSRWHGWFHQFVDYWIGCLNSIMIRTNQGNIPQDVTSKCSGTALQRIGRLAGDANGWLTRIVRPIVNINLWIHTRSAFIVQ, encoded by the coding sequence TTGAAAACACTCATACTGGAGTTTTTAGTTAGGGGTGCGGGGAGGATTCCTTCCCCATGCTGTGGTAAAGACATGTTGGTTAGAGGTACAAAGAATCGAAAAGCCAAGGATCATACAGGTCAGAGTAAAACATATAACATCCGAAGATTGCAGTGCACCAATTGTCAGACCATCCATCATGAACTTCCAGATTTATTGATTCCTTATAAACGCTATGAGGCTGAATGTATCGAAGACGTTCTTACGAACCCGTCCGCCCATATTGTTGCTGCCGATGATTCCACTCTTTCGAGATGGCACGGCTGGTTTCATCAATTTGTGGATTATTGGATTGGCTGTTTGAATTCCATCATGATCAGGACCAACCAGGGAAATATCCCCCAGGATGTCACGTCCAAATGTTCAGGGACCGCACTTCAAAGGATAGGACGCTTGGCAGGAGATGCCAATGGATGGCTGACAAGAATTGTCCGGCCCATCGTAAATATTAATTTATGGATACATACCCGTTCCGCATTCATTGTCCAATAG
- a CDS encoding DDE-type integrase/transposase/recombinase, producing MSDHKKSEELAVHRFQLISPLLAEGLDAGKVKELRDQIAKASGLSERTIRRYLAQFQEDGFGGLKPQGRKGARKSEAIPPHLLEQAILLRKEVPSRSVAQIIQILEWEGLAEPGQIKRSTLQEKLAEKGYSTRHMRLYSQTGVAARRFQKRHRNQLWQSDIKYGPYLPIGPNGIKKQVYLVAFIDDATRFVLHAAFYPTLDSRIIEDAFRQAIQKYGVPEAVYFDNGKQYRTKWMSRTCSKIGTRLTYTRPYSAESKGKIERFNRIIDSFISEAVIEKPNTLDRLNELFQVWLTECYQNKPHSALGEKISPETAFRSDKKAIRFIDPDTLSNAFLHCETRKVDKSGCISFMDQKYEVGLAFIGRQVEVVYDPANIEELTIEFEDHTPWKAKKLVIGERAGKRPALPEHLQVQGVESSRLLKAAERKNQERLTEQKPAVTFRAVWKEEDSRV from the coding sequence ATGAGTGATCATAAGAAATCAGAAGAATTGGCAGTGCATCGTTTTCAGCTAATATCCCCTTTATTAGCAGAGGGGCTTGACGCTGGGAAAGTAAAGGAATTAAGAGACCAGATAGCGAAGGCCAGCGGTCTTTCAGAAAGAACCATCAGGCGATATTTGGCTCAATTTCAGGAAGATGGGTTTGGGGGACTAAAGCCACAAGGAAGAAAAGGTGCTCGAAAGTCTGAGGCTATCCCTCCTCATTTATTGGAACAGGCAATCCTTCTGCGTAAGGAAGTGCCGAGCCGGAGCGTGGCTCAAATCATACAGATACTCGAATGGGAAGGGTTGGCTGAACCAGGGCAGATCAAAAGATCAACGCTCCAGGAAAAGCTCGCTGAAAAAGGTTACAGCACCCGGCATATGCGACTCTATTCCCAGACAGGAGTAGCTGCCAGAAGATTTCAGAAGCGACATCGCAACCAACTCTGGCAGTCAGATATCAAGTATGGTCCCTACTTGCCGATTGGTCCGAATGGAATAAAGAAACAAGTGTATCTTGTCGCCTTTATCGATGACGCCACCAGGTTTGTGCTTCACGCAGCTTTCTATCCTACCTTGGATTCAAGGATCATCGAGGATGCCTTCCGCCAGGCTATCCAGAAGTATGGTGTTCCAGAGGCTGTTTATTTTGATAATGGAAAGCAATATCGAACCAAATGGATGTCGCGTACCTGCTCAAAAATAGGCACCCGCCTTACTTACACACGGCCGTACTCAGCTGAATCAAAAGGGAAAATTGAACGCTTCAATAGAATCATAGATTCATTCATTAGTGAGGCTGTCATCGAAAAGCCCAATACACTTGATCGTCTGAATGAGCTTTTCCAAGTGTGGCTCACAGAGTGTTATCAGAATAAGCCTCATTCTGCACTTGGGGAGAAAATCAGCCCGGAAACGGCATTTCGTTCAGATAAAAAAGCGATTAGGTTCATCGATCCTGATACCTTGAGTAATGCATTCCTCCATTGTGAAACAAGGAAAGTCGATAAATCAGGATGCATAAGTTTCATGGATCAAAAATATGAGGTCGGCCTGGCTTTCATTGGACGACAGGTTGAGGTGGTTTATGATCCTGCGAATATCGAGGAGCTTACCATTGAGTTCGAGGATCATACTCCTTGGAAAGCCAAGAAACTTGTCATTGGGGAAAGAGCTGGGAAGCGTCCTGCATTACCTGAGCACCTGCAGGTGCAGGGTGTAGAATCTTCAAGACTATTAAAGGCAGCTGAACGAAAGAACCAGGAACGCCTAACCGAACAGAAACCTGCCGTGACCTTCCGTGCCGTTTGGAAGGAGGAAGATTCCCGTGTTTGA
- a CDS encoding AAA family ATPase gives MFEAFYEMDNTPFARDLPTDQLYDSSMVQEILGRLKYTAERQLFAVLSGDSGTGKTTTIRKFVDKLDKGKFHILYLSDSKLTPRHFYKGLLEQLGSEAKFYRGDAKRQLHREIELMKGIRGLQPVVVVDEAHLLDREMLEEVRFLLNFKMDSQSPMALILVGQSELWDRLRLQSYAAIRQRIDIQFQLGHLDRAQVEEYVSRHLRYAGVDQPIFSDGALDEIHRFSGGAARLINKLCTHSLLYGSQNGRRIIDDHMIKQVIQGELS, from the coding sequence GTGTTTGAAGCATTCTATGAAATGGACAACACTCCTTTCGCCAGAGATCTTCCGACTGATCAATTGTATGATTCCTCCATGGTGCAAGAAATCCTTGGTAGGCTGAAGTACACAGCTGAAAGACAGCTTTTTGCCGTTCTGAGTGGGGATAGTGGTACTGGAAAGACCACAACCATCCGTAAGTTTGTGGACAAATTGGATAAAGGGAAATTCCATATCCTTTACCTGTCCGACTCTAAGTTAACGCCTCGTCATTTTTACAAAGGTCTTTTGGAACAGTTAGGCTCTGAAGCGAAGTTTTATCGAGGAGATGCAAAACGGCAGCTTCATCGTGAGATTGAATTAATGAAAGGCATACGAGGGCTACAACCTGTAGTGGTAGTGGATGAAGCTCATCTTCTGGACCGGGAAATGCTTGAAGAGGTTCGTTTCCTACTGAACTTCAAAATGGATTCGCAAAGCCCGATGGCGCTTATCCTGGTCGGTCAAAGTGAATTATGGGATCGGCTTCGACTCCAATCATACGCAGCCATACGCCAAAGAATCGATATCCAGTTTCAGCTAGGACATCTCGACCGTGCCCAGGTTGAAGAATATGTTTCTAGGCACCTTCGATATGCCGGTGTTGATCAACCAATATTCTCTGATGGAGCACTTGACGAGATTCATCGCTTCTCTGGTGGTGCCGCAAGGCTCATTAATAAGCTCTGTACACATAGTCTTCTCTATGGTTCACAAAATGGCCGAAGGATCATTGATGATCATATGATCAAGCAAGTCATCCAGGGGGAACTTTCATGA
- a CDS encoding DUF5348 domain-containing protein, with amino-acid sequence MKTRWKEMNYNEELDCWVVFWGENSGYKMRCGEWFDLHLGNGRTLSCRLELGRDWYILTGRNDVRFYLKKNETYQVDL; translated from the coding sequence ATGAAAACCCGCTGGAAAGAGATGAATTATAATGAAGAATTGGATTGTTGGGTTGTGTTTTGGGGAGAGAACTCCGGCTATAAGATGCGATGTGGTGAATGGTTTGATTTACATCTAGGAAATGGTCGGACCCTTTCCTGCCGCCTGGAGCTGGGCAGAGATTGGTATATTCTTACCGGCCGAAATGACGTTAGATTCTATCTTAAGAAAAATGAGACCTATCAAGTTGATTTGTAA
- a CDS encoding type 1 glutamine amidotransferase domain-containing protein — protein MAKVLAVLSSGYKDEENNYETGWWGEELFAPMQLLEEAGHQVDLASPLGGKPTIDKMSISKEYDPNGTYKELYESGKADDTRKLSDVKAEDYDVVLVVGGHGAMYDLAKNDELHRIMNGIYDSGGIVAAECHGPAPLVFAKRPNGDSFIAGKKVTGYPDEMEPDGLLEILPFSLEQEMRKVSQYDQGDLEKTGHAVWADDQLVTSRDPFSSELMGKELVKALEKKIK, from the coding sequence ATGGCAAAAGTATTAGCCGTTTTATCAAGTGGATACAAAGACGAGGAAAATAATTATGAAACAGGCTGGTGGGGTGAGGAATTATTCGCTCCTATGCAGCTTCTTGAAGAGGCAGGACATCAGGTTGACCTGGCATCGCCGCTTGGTGGCAAGCCGACGATCGATAAGATGAGTATTAGTAAAGAGTACGATCCAAATGGTACTTATAAAGAGCTTTACGAATCCGGAAAAGCTGATGATACGAGGAAGCTGTCAGATGTGAAGGCTGAAGACTACGATGTTGTGCTCGTAGTTGGTGGACATGGTGCGATGTATGATCTCGCGAAGAACGATGAATTGCATAGAATTATGAACGGTATTTACGATAGTGGTGGCATTGTCGCTGCGGAATGCCATGGGCCTGCACCGCTTGTTTTTGCAAAACGTCCGAATGGGGATAGCTTTATCGCAGGTAAAAAAGTGACTGGTTATCCAGATGAAATGGAACCAGATGGTCTATTGGAGATCCTGCCATTCAGCCTCGAACAGGAAATGCGTAAAGTCAGCCAGTATGATCAAGGAGACCTCGAAAAGACAGGGCATGCTGTCTGGGCGGACGATCAGCTCGTGACAAGCCGGGATCCATTTTCATCAGAGTTAATGGGAAAAGAACTCGTCAAGGCTCTCGAGAAGAAGATCAAATAA
- a CDS encoding glucose 1-dehydrogenase, whose amino-acid sequence MENGNKVAIITGGGSGLGQSTALRLAEEKVNIVVVDISEKGGNETVEMVKKLGVEAVFIKADVSKQEEVKNYVDKTVEQFGKIDYFFNNAGISGSGSYFLESSIEEIEQIVGINLLGALYGVRYVAEVMLKNGGGSIVNTASSAGVIGQDSVVTYSATKHGIVGLTKSMVAEYGKDGLRVNAIAPGPTETPMVKSFYEANPAMKENATKGIPQRRLGKPEEVAELVTFLLTSKAEYINGEVIRIDGGFTNTK is encoded by the coding sequence ATGGAAAATGGCAATAAAGTAGCGATTATCACAGGTGGAGGCAGCGGATTAGGTCAATCTACAGCACTTCGACTAGCCGAAGAAAAAGTGAATATCGTTGTGGTTGATATCAGTGAAAAAGGCGGAAATGAAACAGTTGAGATGGTAAAAAAGCTCGGTGTGGAGGCTGTTTTCATCAAAGCTGATGTTTCGAAACAAGAAGAAGTTAAGAATTATGTCGACAAAACAGTTGAGCAATTCGGCAAAATTGACTACTTTTTTAATAATGCCGGAATCTCTGGAAGCGGTTCGTATTTCCTCGAATCTTCCATTGAAGAAATTGAACAGATTGTCGGAATCAATCTTCTAGGAGCCCTTTACGGTGTCCGTTATGTAGCAGAGGTCATGCTGAAGAATGGCGGAGGTTCGATTGTGAACACCGCATCAAGTGCAGGCGTAATTGGTCAGGATTCAGTGGTTACCTATTCTGCTACAAAGCACGGGATTGTTGGCTTAACTAAGAGCATGGTCGCGGAGTATGGAAAAGATGGTCTCCGGGTGAACGCCATTGCCCCGGGTCCAACCGAGACGCCAATGGTAAAATCTTTTTACGAAGCAAATCCGGCAATGAAGGAAAATGCAACAAAAGGGATCCCGCAAAGACGCCTGGGTAAGCCAGAGGAAGTTGCTGAGCTGGTAACCTTCCTGCTAACTTCCAAAGCAGAGTATATTAATGGAGAAGTCATCCGGATCGATGGCGGGTTTACCAATACTAAATAA
- a CDS encoding cell wall hydrolase, whose translation MPRVKYVDSDVALIARMMRAEAEGEGPLGMLMVGNVVVNRLKANCLDFKDLRSVRDVIFQVQGGNYSFEAVQKGNVFYNRARSKEKRLAKQTLDYWRQQPSKYALWYFNPYAPCPPTWYNQPFAGQYKQHCYYEPIANTCDNVYRW comes from the coding sequence ATGCCAAGGGTAAAATATGTCGACAGTGACGTTGCATTGATTGCCAGGATGATGAGGGCTGAAGCGGAAGGTGAAGGTCCGCTGGGAATGCTTATGGTTGGGAATGTAGTTGTAAATCGACTGAAAGCGAATTGTCTGGATTTCAAAGATTTAAGATCTGTTAGAGACGTGATTTTTCAAGTTCAAGGGGGAAATTACTCATTCGAGGCCGTTCAAAAGGGGAATGTTTTTTATAACAGAGCAAGAAGTAAAGAAAAGAGGCTGGCAAAACAAACATTGGATTATTGGAGACAACAGCCCTCCAAGTATGCACTTTGGTATTTCAATCCATATGCTCCTTGTCCTCCTACATGGTACAATCAACCTTTCGCAGGACAATATAAACAGCATTGTTATTATGAACCAATCGCTAATACATGTGATAATGTTTATAGATGGTAG